In the Blautia coccoides genome, AGTATCGGCGATCCTCTGCATGTGGAAGCTGACCCGCATGAAGGATGTCTTTGATTTCAAGCTCCATTATTTGAAAATGAAAAAGAACCATGCCGTGAATATTATCCGTCTGGGACTTCCCTCTGGGCTTACCCAGGCTATCTTTTCCATGGCGATGGTCATTGTGCAGTCACTGACAAACAGCTTTGGTGAAATGTTCATAGCAGCCAATGTGATCGTTATGCGTGTGGATGGTTTTGCCATGATGCCAAACTTTTCTTTTGGTACCACTATGACGACCTACGCGGGCCAGAATGTAGGGGCTAACAGCTATGACCGGGTGGAAAAGGGTGCCAGACAGGGCACACTGATAGCCGCCGGTACCTCCGCTGTGATAACTGCCCTGATCCTGCTGTTCGGCAGGAATCTCATGGGCATATTTACCAGTACCTCTGAGCTTGTGGATCTGAGTATGCGCCTGATGTGTATCCTGGCGGCAGGATACATTGCCATGGCGGTAACTCAGAGCCTTTCCGGTGTCATGAGAGGTGCGGGTGATACCATGACGCCCATGTGGATATCCATCATTACCACTGTGCTGATCCGTGTGCCTCTGGCTTATGGGATTTCCTGGGCCACCAGGACACCGGAGCTTCCAAATGGCCGGAGTGAGTGTATCTTTATCTCTCTGCTGGTATCCTGGCTTCTGGGTGCTGTTGTCACCTGGTATTTCTACGGGAGAGGAAAGTGGAAAACAAAAGCACTTGCCGCAGCAGAAAAATAGAAATATAAAAGCCGGTTATGCCGGCTTTTATGAAATAAAAAAAGAAGAGGAGAATGATCATGGAATTTACGAAGGAAAAAGCAAAAATAGCCTATTACAATGAAGACGGTGAAATACTGGCAGAAGTCACATTTCCGGCAGTGAACAAAAATACGGTGAATATAAATCATACCTTTGTAGATGAGTCCCTGCGGGGACAGGGAATTGCAGGAAAGCTTATGCAGGCAGCAGCAGAATATCTGGATGAGAGCGGCAAAAAAGTCCTTCCCACATGTTCTTATGCGGTGGGCTGGTTTGCAAAGCACCCGGAATATAGCCATCTTCTGATCGACGGAAGTGAAGAATAAGTGATCTTAAGGAACCGTGAGTGTACGGAACCGTTAAAAAAGAAAAAGGGGAAAGCAGCTGGATGATAAAACAGAATCTAAATAAAAATTGGGAAATGCACACAGCAGGGCAGAAGGACCGGCAGCAGGCACAGGTTCCGGGAACTGTGTATACAGATCTATTGAGGAACGGCAATATGGAAGATCCTTTTTGGAAAGACAATGAGAACAAGGCCCTGGCGCTGATGGAAAATGACTATGAATATGAGACGATATTTTCCTGTGAACCGGATCTTCTGGCATGTGACAGCGTTTTGCTGCGCTTTGAAGGTCTGGACACCATTGCAGACATCTATGTGAATCATGAGTATATAGGAAGAACAGATAATATGCACCGCATATGGGAGTTTCCGGTGCGGCATCTTCTCCGTGAAGAGGGAAACCTGCTGCGGATACTTTTGCACTCCCCCCTGGCATACATCAGGGAAAAATTCTCGGAGGCGCCTACAAGAGGTTCTGAGGATGCCATGGACGGTTTTGTCCATATCAGAAAGGCCCACTGCATGTTCGGCTGGGACTGGGGCGCACACCTGCCGGACGCGGGCATATTCCGGCCGGTAATTCTGCTCGGTATCCAGAAGGCTTGCCTTGACAGCGTATATCTGCCGCAGGAACACCGGGAGGGATATGTCCTGCTGAAACCTCAGGTGGACGCAAGGATCGTAAAGGAGGAACCGGCAGGGGAGATCGTGAGGATCCAGGGAGAGACTTCAGGCTGTTCTTACCGGATCACTGTGGAGAACCCCGAAAAAGAAACAAAGGTCTTCGAGGGTTCTCCGGAGGAGATACGTATCGAAAATCCAAGTCTCTGGTGGCCAAACGGTCTTGGGGAGCAGCCTCTTTACACGGTCAGGACAGAGCTTCTGTGCGGGGAATCTGTGGTGGACGAAATGGTACAGCGCGTTGGTCTTCGTACCATGACCATGCATGTGGAGAAGGACGAATTTGGGGAGAGCTTTGCCCATGAAGTGAACGGCGTACAGGTATTTGCCATGGGTGCTGACTATATCCCTGAGGATCATCTGCTGGGCAGGACAACCCCGGAAAAGACAAGAAAACTTTTGGAAGACTGCAGGGCCGCTAATTTCAATGCTGTCCGCGTGTGGGGCGGCGGGTATTATCCTGAGGATTGGTTCTATGATATCTGCGACGAGCTGGGCCTTATGGTATGGCAGGACTTTATGTTTGCCTGCGCGGTCTATGATCTGACGCCGGCTTTTGAGGAAAACATCAGAAAAGAACTGGCTGACAATATAAAACGTATCCGCGGCCATGCCTCTTTGGGTCTGTGGTGCGGCAATAATGAGATGGAAATGTTTGTGA is a window encoding:
- a CDS encoding MATE family efflux transporter → MKNVTEEGKRIMGGQLKKLFGPVDMTEGKPWEKIVAFTVPLIIGNIAQQLYNTVDSIIVGRYIGDNALAAVGSAGPILNLLLVLFIGISVGSSVMVSQYFGAKEREELSATIGSCITLTAIASVIIMALAPFVIMPMLELLHTPDTIIDWCNSYLRILFIGIAGVAYYNILSGILRGLGDSVSALLYLLVATVLNIILDLWFVAGLGLGVPGVALATAIAQAVSAILCMWKLTRMKDVFDFKLHYLKMKKNHAVNIIRLGLPSGLTQAIFSMAMVIVQSLTNSFGEMFIAANVIVMRVDGFAMMPNFSFGTTMTTYAGQNVGANSYDRVEKGARQGTLIAAGTSAVITALILLFGRNLMGIFTSTSELVDLSMRLMCILAAGYIAMAVTQSLSGVMRGAGDTMTPMWISIITTVLIRVPLAYGISWATRTPELPNGRSECIFISLLVSWLLGAVVTWYFYGRGKWKTKALAAAEK
- a CDS encoding GNAT family N-acetyltransferase: MEFTKEKAKIAYYNEDGEILAEVTFPAVNKNTVNINHTFVDESLRGQGIAGKLMQAAAEYLDESGKKVLPTCSYAVGWFAKHPEYSHLLIDGSEE
- a CDS encoding beta-mannosidase; this translates as MIKQNLNKNWEMHTAGQKDRQQAQVPGTVYTDLLRNGNMEDPFWKDNENKALALMENDYEYETIFSCEPDLLACDSVLLRFEGLDTIADIYVNHEYIGRTDNMHRIWEFPVRHLLREEGNLLRILLHSPLAYIREKFSEAPTRGSEDAMDGFVHIRKAHCMFGWDWGAHLPDAGIFRPVILLGIQKACLDSVYLPQEHREGYVLLKPQVDARIVKEEPAGEIVRIQGETSGCSYRITVENPEKETKVFEGSPEEIRIENPSLWWPNGLGEQPLYTVRTELLCGESVVDEMVQRVGLRTMTMHVEKDEFGESFAHEVNGVQVFAMGADYIPEDHLLGRTTPEKTRKLLEDCRAANFNAVRVWGGGYYPEDWFYDICDELGLMVWQDFMFACAVYDLTPAFEENIRKELADNIKRIRGHASLGLWCGNNEMEMFVKEGNWVSKHSEVRDYLFMYERVIPEVLKKYDPQTFYWPASPSSGGSFDEPNDPNRGDVHYWDVWHGNKPFSDYRNYFFRYASEFGFQSFPCLSTVKTFTDDQDDWNIFSYVMEKHQRNAGANGKIMNYMQQTFRYPSSFETVLYASQLLQAEAIRYGVEHFRRNRGRCMGAVYWQLNDCWPVASWSSIDYTGRWKALHYFAKRFFTPVMVSCQEEGWLTQKPDMNREHFEFEKSIRLNVTNETRKEQQVLVRWAVRNQKAEMISSREEMVSVPPMSSIWLDKTEFPHIQIFDNYVSYELVQNGSIISEGTVIFSLPKYFAYEDPKLSCRVEGNEILIRAQAYAKSVEIQNDKEDLLLSDNYFDMNAGEKRVRVLRGEPKNLRLRSVYDIR